A region from the Salvia splendens isolate huo1 chromosome 15, SspV2, whole genome shotgun sequence genome encodes:
- the LOC121768002 gene encoding stemmadenine O-acetyltransferase-like has protein sequence MEIETKVTSIDTIKPSSPTPISLQKHHLSFLDQMFAPILMPIVYFYSSNPKISKSQFSNHLKTSLSKTLSIYYPLAGRLVGNLYVDCNDAGVPFAEAEANCTLSQAVTNPNPQNTYKFAIPPKTLGLCMAVQATYFRCGGVAVAISMSHKVGDALSAFMLAKAWSSSSSTDSATPLPKFEAATYFPPQNIPVDVTASALTKEEHVVRIFTFPESEIAALRERYSDGGGRRPSRSEALTAFIWTRFITATGVRSDPLKTCALTHIVNLRGRVDPPMSEYSFGNILGVSRANPGAGDDGAELVRKMREAVKAVDGGGRNFMEENADLIGNEVVSLGFSSLVGFPGYEVDFGLGKPVWIGLGWIPFMNTVYFMDSKCGGNGIETIIILKKHDMDKLQASLVISTSKL, from the coding sequence ATGGAGATTGAAACAAAAGTAACATCGATTGATACCATCAAACCATCTTCCCCAACCCCAATATCTCTCCAAAAACACCACCTTTCCTTTCTTGATCAAATGTTTGCACCCATCTTGATGCCCATTGTCTACTTCTACTCATCAAACCCCAAAATCTCCAAATCCCAATTTTCAAACCACCTCAAAACATCCCTTTCCAAAACCCTCTCCATCTACTACCCCCTAGCTGGccgcctcgtcggcaacctctACGTCGACTGCAACGACGCCGGCGTCCCCTTCGCTGAAGCCGAAGCCAACTGCACCCTCTCTCAAGCCGTCACCAATCCAAACCCCCAAAACACCTACAAATTCGCAATCCCCCCAAAAACCCTAGGCCTTTGCATGGCCGTTCAAGCCACCTACTTCCGCTGCGGCGGCGTCGCCGTCGCAATCTCGATGTCTCACAAGGTGGGAGACGCCTTATCCGCCTTCATGTTAGCCAAGGCCtggtcctcctcctcctccaccgaCAGCGCAACGCCGCTGCCAAAGTTCGAGGCGGCCACCTATTTCCCGCCACAGAATATTCCCGTGGACGTGACCGCCTCGGCACTGACGAAAGAAGAGCACGTCGTGAGAATCTTCACTTTCCCGGAGTCGGAGATCGCCGCTCTTCGGGAAAGGTACTCAGACGGCGGAGGGCGGAGGCCGAGCCGGTCCGAGGCCTTAACGGCTTTTATATGGACCCGGTTCATAACGGCCACGGGCGTGAGATCGGACCCGCTTAAAACATGCGCGTTGACGCATATAGTAAACCTACGGGGCCGGGTCGACCCGCCGATGTCTGAATATAGCTTCGGGAACATATTAGGGGTGTCGAGGGCGAATCCGGGGGCGGGAGACGACGGCGCTGAGCTTGTCCGGAAAATGCGGGAAGCCGTGAAGGCCGTCGACGGCGGGGGTAGGAATTTCATGGAAGAGAATGCGGATTTGATTGGTAACGAGGTGGTTTCGTTGGGTTTTTCGAGTTTGGTTGGGTTTCCGGGTTATGAGGTGGATTTCGGGTTGGGAAAACCGGTTTGGATCGGACTGGGCTGGATACCCTTCATGAATACGGTTTATTTCATGGATTCCAAGTGTGGTGGAAATGGAATTGAGACGATTATCATATTGAAAAAACATGATATGGACAAATTGCAAGCCTCACTAGTGATTAGTACTAGTAAACTGTAA